One genomic region from Electrophorus electricus isolate fEleEle1 chromosome 25, fEleEle1.pri, whole genome shotgun sequence encodes:
- the lats2 gene encoding serine/threonine-protein kinase LATS2, which produces MRPKTFPAAPYMGNTRQRLQEIKEGLKQPAKLVSQALHGGSGRGDGGRDNKGKDQAGQQQQLRQPQKFNYHQSALREIRKSLMPFANDSGPPSSTAHPSGDVNRQMLQELVKAGCDQEMAMRALKQTGSRNIEAALDYISKMGYLDPRNEQIVRVIKQTSPGKGVGPASVDHRPAMEASSEGARPPYHQMGAPLYEGAGYGPEGEMARPYMAGPPVMNYMMPPTSSTQGPAMGNPMARPHSLGAYPPGMAPQNAQGTPMYPPGPAQQKGYAGAMEQAIMGYGVPGPPMQLQSQPPGGPGPHYDYRPHIMEPSSYSIKRSASFQNKMPPLTPDNYVNMQGKGVMGQNGGGYPPNLYLPPHSHPRQASPTSHQVHMMSRSPGGAAAMGAEFSDIPQGLLTPSRASLNLDLYEHHWAGAQGPEATPPARQAQGPFRGEVRVPSRTNSFNNHQKVNVRQAMPPATGVPGKQEPGMGPPNTITAVTSPPIQQPVKSMRVMRPEPKTAVGPCHPGWLAAQTQDAPEPHGYSPDEGFTLDPTQETRCPPPPYPKTLLVSGATGGPEPAPLDAGSVAGAPEHSTTCRPGPGGVAGKQEEPVAKGKAKSGKVEKAVKDKKQIQTSPVPVRKNARDEEKRESRIKSYSPFAFKFYMEQHVENVMKTYQQKVNRRLQLEQEMSKAGLSEAEQEQMRKMLNQKESNYNRLRRAKMDKSMFVKIKTLGIGAFGEVCLTRKVDTGALYAMKTLRKKDVLNRNQVAHVKAERDILAEADNEWVVRLYYSFQDRDSLYFVMDYIPGGDMMSLLIRMGVFPEPLARFYVAELTLAIESVHKMGFIHRDIKPDNILIDLDGHIKLTDFGLCTGFRWTHNSKYYQKGNHIRQDSMDPSDLWDDVSNCRCGDRLITLEQRAARQHQRCLAHSLVGTPNYIAPEVLLRKGYTQLCDWWSVGVILFEMLVGQPPFLAATPTETQIKVINWESTLQVPPQVKLSSEAVHIIAHLCCSAEERLGGNGAGEIKAHPFFAQVDFSSNLRTQPAPYRPKIAHPMDTSNFDPVEEEGAPGAWSDSGDSARAWDALCSPHSKHPEHAFYEFTFRRFFDDNGCPFRYPKSPEELQGASGSSGARGAGPDEEEEREEDDEEEQGEGCEPVYV; this is translated from the exons ATGCGGCCCAAAACCTTCCCCGCCGCACCGTATATGGGCAACACCCGGCAGCGCCTCCAGGAGATCAAGGAAGGGTTGAAGCAGCCGGCCAAGCTCGTGAGCCAGGCGCTCCACGGGGGCAGTGGGCGGGGCGATGGAGGCAGAGACAATAAGGGTAAAGACCAGGccgggcagcagcagcagcttcGCCAGCCTCAGAAGTTCAACTACCACCAGAGTGCCCTGCGGGAGATCCGCAAGTCCCTCATGCCCTTTGCCAATGACTCGGGACCGCCATCGAGCACGGCGCACCCCAGCGGAGACGTCAACCGACAGATGCTGCAAGAGCTAGTCAAAGCCGGATGCGATCAG GAAATGGCCATGCGTGCACTGAAACAGACTGGCAGCCGTAACATAGAGGCAGCGCTGGACTACATCAGTAAGATGGGCTATCTGGACCCCCGCAATGAGCAGATTGTACGCGTCATCAAACAAACTTCGCCAG GCAAAGGTGTAGGGCCAGCATCAGTGGACCATCGACCAGCCATGGAGGCCTCCAGTGAAGGTGCTAGGCCTCCTTACCACCAGATGGGTGCGCCGCTGTACGAGGGGGCTGGCTATGGACCAGAGGGAGAAATGGCACGTCCCTACATGGCTGGCCCTCCGGTTATGAACTACATGATGCCACCAACCAGCTCAACTCAGGGTCCGGCGATGGGGAACCCCATGGCCCGGCCTCACAGCCTGGGCGCTTATCCTCCGGGTATGGCTCCTCAGAATGCCCAAGGGACCCCCATGTACCCCCCAGGTCCTGCACAGCAGAAGGGGTATGCAGGAGCCATGGAGCAAGCCATAATGGGCTACGGTGTGCCTGGTCCGCCCATGCAGCTCCAGTCGCAACCACCAGGGGGCCCCGGTCCCCATTATGACTACAGACCTCACATAATGGAGCCTTCTTCCTACAGTATCAAACGGAGTGCCTCCTTCCAGAATAAGATGCCCCCTCTGACCCCAGACAACTATGTCAATATGCAAGGCAAAGGGGTGATGGGTCAGAATGGTGGTGGCTACCCCCCAAACCTTTATCTACCGCCCCACTCGCACCCACGTCAGGCCAGCCCCACCTCACACCAGGTCCACATGATGTCGCGCTCGCCTGGAGGAGCGGCGGCTATGGGTGCGGAGTTCTCCGATATCCCACAAGGCCTCCTCACGCCCTCCAGGGCCAGCCTCAACCTCGACCTGTACGAGCACCACTGGGCAGGTGCTCAGGGGCCAGAGGCCACGCCCCCTGCCAGGCAGGCCCAGGGGCCCTTCAGAGGGGAGGTGCGGGTTCCCAGCAGAACCAATTCTTTCAACAACCATCAGAAGGTGAACGTCAGGCAGGCGATGCCTCCGGCGACCGGCGTCCCTGGTAAGCAGGAGCCCGGCATGGGCCCACCCAATACGATCACGGCTGTCACGTCTCCCCCTATCCAGCAGCCGGTTAAGAGCATGAGGGTCATGAGGCCGGAGCCCAAAACGGCAGTGGGGCCATGTCACCCCGGTTGGTTGGCGGCGCAGACGCAGGACGCCCCGGAGCCCCACGGGTACTCGCCCGATGAAGGCTTTACCCTGGATCCAACCCAGGAGACCCGATGTCCACCGCCGCCTTACCCCAAAACGCTGCTCGTGTCTGGAGCCACCGGCGGACCAGAACCCGCACCTTTAGACGCTGGAAGCGTAGCCGGAGCGCCGGAGCACAGCACCACCTGCAGGCCTGGCCCGGGTGGTGTAGCCGGAAAACAGGAGGAGCCAGTAGCCAAGGGCAAAGCCAAGTCAGGCAAGGTGGAGAAAGCCGTGAAAGACAAGAAGCAGATTCAGACGTCGCCGGTGCCGGTGCGCAAGAACGCCCGCGACGAGGAGAAGAGGGAGTCTCGCATCAAGAGCTACTCTCCCTTCGCTTTCAAATTCTACATGGAGCAGCATGTGGAGAACGTCATGAAGACCTACCAGCAGAAAGTCAACCGCAGACTTCAGCTGGAACAGGAGATGTCGAAG GCTGGTCTGTCGGAAGCAGAGCAGGAGCAGATGCGGAAAATGCTAAACCAGAAGGAATCGAACTACAACCGGCTGCGCCGCGCCAAGATGGACAAGTCCATGTTTGTGAAGATCAAAACGCTCGGGATTGGCGCCTTCGGGGAGGTGTGTCTGACCCGTAAGGTGGACACGGGAGCTCTGTACGCCATGAAGACCCTCCGGAAGAAAGACGTCCTGAACCGCAACCAGGTGGCCCACGTGAAAGCGGAACGGGACATCCTAGCCGAGGCGGACAACGAGTGGGTGGTCCGGCTGTACTACTCCTTTCAGGACCGGGACAGCCTGTATTTTGTGATGGACTACATTCCCGGAGGGGACATGATGAGTCTCCTGATCCGGATGGGGGTCTTCCCTGAGCCGTTGGCCCGGTTCTACGTGGCGGAGCTCACTCTGGCCATCGAGAGCGTTCATAAGATGGGGTTCATCCACAGGGACATCAAGCCCGACAACATCCTGATCGACCTGGACGGGCACATCAAGCTGACTGACTTTGGCCTGTGCACAGGCTTTCGGTGGACGCACAACTCCAAGTATTACCAGAAAG GGAATCACATCCGGCAGGACAGCATGGATCCAAGTGATTTGTGGGACGACGTGTCTAACTGTCGCTGTGGCGACCGGTTGATTACGTTGGAACAGCGGGCGGCACGCCAACACCAGCGCTGCCTTGCGCACTCGCTGGTGGGCACGCCCAACTACATCGCCCCGGAAGTGCTACTACGGAAAG GATACACCCAGCTGTGCGACTGGTGGAGTGTGGGAGTCATTCTGTTTGAGATGTTGGTGGGCCAGCCCCCTTTTCTCGCTGCTACCCCAACGGAGACGCAGATCAAG GTGATCAACTGGGAGAGCACGCTGCAGGTGCCCCCGCAGGTGAAGCTGAGCTCCGAGGCCGTGCACATCATTGCTCATCTCTGCTGCTCGGCGGAAGAGCGCCTCGGGGGCAATGGTGCGGGAGAGATCAAGGCCCACCCTTTCTTCGCCCAGGTGGACTTCTCCAGCAACCTCCGCACCCAGCCTGCCCCCTACCGGCCCAAGATCGCCCACCCCATGGACACCTCCAACTTTGACCccgtggaggaggagggggcgcCGGGGGCGTGGAGCGACAGTGGAGACAGTGCCCGAGCGTGGGACGCCCTCTGCTCGCCACACAGCAAGCACCCTGAGCACGCCTTCTACGAGTTCACCTTCCGCAGGTTCTTCGACGACAACGGCTGTCCGTTCCGTTACCCAAAGTCCCCCGAAGAGCTGCAGGGAGCTTCAGGCAGCAGTGGGGCGCGTGGTGCAGGCCCCGACGAAGAAGAGGAGCGCGAGGAAGACGACGAGGAAGAGCAAGGTGAGGGGTGCGAGCCCGTGTACGTGTGA